ACCGGATGGGCATGGGCGTCGAGTTGTCCATCGAGACCGGGGGCGGGCCGCAGAAAGCCACGCTCGATCCGAATCTGGTCGAGCGCGTCCTGACCGAACTGGTTGCAAACGCGGTAGAGACGGGCACACCGACGACGATGGCGGTCCGGATCGATCCACTGGATGACTGCCTGGTGTTCGAGGTCACCGATGCGGGTCCGGGTCTAAGCGAGCGGGCCCTTCGGCACGCGTTCGACCCTTTCTTCTCCGAGAAGCCCGCTGGTCGCCAGCCAGGGCTGGGCCTGGCCCGCGCCAGGCGGCTGGCCGAACTGCTCGGAGGCACGCTGACGGTCAGCAATGGCCGAGATTCCGGGGCTGTGGCGACGTTTTCTGTCCCGAATCCGATGCTCTCTAAGACGATACAGGACAGACACTTAGCCTTCCATCAGCACCCCGAAACGATTGGCTGAACGACCGAGCCGGTAATTTCGACTGGATCCGGACCTCCAAGGCGTCGATCCATGTCTCGGAATGACAGGCAGAGCCCATCGGAGGGGCTCTGCCGCGACCCGAGATTGCACGGAGAGTCCGTCACATGGCCAACGCCGCTCCCAACCCCTTCAACAACCCCTTTCGCGCGGCTTCTAGCGCCGGCGCAGCACCCCGCTCTTGCCGGGTGGCCATCGTCGCCGAGCAGCGTGACGTCGCCCGACTGCTGGCTGCCCAGACCAAGGCCGCGACCGACGCGATGCCCGCCGTCCTGACGTTTGATGAAGCCGACGACCTGTTCGCCCAGCGACCCGATCTGGTGCTCGTAGCCGCAGACGATGATGGCGTTCGCTGGCGTGCGATGGTCCAAGAGTTCCAGGGCCAGTTCCGCATGGCGCTGGCAGCCTTCTCGCCATCGCTCGACGATGCCGCCGAAGCCATGCGGCTTGGCATGGTCGATCTCCTCGTGCTGGACGTCCCCAGGCGGCAACTGGCTTCGCGCATCTCGGCGATGGCGCAACAGGCCACGATGGTCGCCGACCGGCGTGAATCCAACCCACTGGCCCTGACTCCGGCGATGAACGACGAATCCAGCGACTCGGACCTGATCACCGTTCGCGCCGAGTTTGGCGTGCTGGCCCGGCTGGAACTCGACGTCGAGAGCCTGCTGCGGACGACGTTGGAGTACGTCCTGCACAAGATCGGACCAACCAACGCGGCCGTATTCCTTCCCACCGCTGGCGAGGACTTCACGCTCGGGGCGTACGTGAACTACGACTGCCCGAAGGATTGCGTTGACATGCTGCTGGACCACGTCGCCGCGTCGGTTGCCCCGGCAATCGAGGCCGAGCCAGCCATGCGATTGCATCGTGGCGAAGACGCGTTGGACGAACTGATGGGCGAGCACGCCGCGTGGCTGACCGGCTGCGAGGCCGTGACCTTTGCGGCCGAGCATGACGGCGAACTGCTCGCGGCCGTGGCCCTGTTCCGAGATGATCGGGATCCGTTCGATCCTCGAACGATCAAGCGATTGTCGGTTGTTGGGGATATCCTGGCCCAGCAGCTCGCTCGGATCATTCGAGTGCATCACCGCCACCTTCCCATGGACCAATGGGAAGAAAACGAGGGGCACAGCGATGAGCCCCCGATGGCGGCGTAGCGAATCGCTTCGCCGGGCCTTGCATGGCGGTAAACTTGTGGCTGGAGGACCGCCCCGGACATGCTCGTCCATCTCGATCACGAAACGCCTGCGGCAGCCGACGACCCCGAGCCGGCGAGTAGCGCTGAAGAGCCCCCCGAACGCTCGGGCGAGGTCGGCCGTCTCATTGTTGATCTGTGCACCAGTTCGCTGACCGACGCAAAGTTGGGCCACTCGTCGCGAACGTGGCTCACCGAGCACGTCGTGCTGGTGGCCAACCGCCTTGGCGTGGAGGGCGAACTCCGCATCCGGGTGGTGGACGATGACGAGATGGCCCGGGCCCACGAACGGCACATGGGCGACCCCACCACGACCGACGTGATGACGTTCGACCTGGCCGAGGGCGCCGCCGAACGCGGCGCGCCCGTCGATGCCGATCTTCTGGTCTGCCTGGATGAGGCGGCCCGCAATGCTCGCGAGCGTGGCCATGCCGTCGAGCGAGAATTGCTGCTGTACATCGTGCACGGCATGTTGCATTGCCTGGGACACGACGACCACGATGAGTCGTCGTATCAGCGCATGCACGCGCTTGAGGACGAACTCCTTGAGGCGATCGGCGTTGGCGCGACATTCAGGCCTGCGACCGGGGGGCGCCCGTCATGAGCGCCATGGTGTGGTTCTGGATCGCGGTCGTTGCGGCGTTCATTGGTTGCGTGTTCGCCGTGCTACACCAGACGCTGCGGCACGCGCACCGCGTGGCGGGCGAGGATTGGCTGCGTGGCATCGCCGACGACGCGAAGCGGGCGCAGATACGCACGATCCTGGACAAGGCCGATGTCTCGGCGGGCGCGATCGCCTTACCACGCATTGCGTTCAGCCTGCTCGTCCCGGTTGCCGTGGTGCTGCACCTCTCGCTGCTGTTGAATGATCGCGATGCGGGCGGCGGTATCGATGTGGGCTGGCTTTCGCTCGTGCTTGGCATCGCCATCGCATCGCCGATATTGTGGGTCACCAACATGGCGCTGCCGGCGGCGATCGCCCGTCATGCATGGGGACCGACGCTGCGGTGCTCGGCTCCCTTGATTCGCGGGCTGATGATTCCCCTGCGGCCATTCGCGGGGCTGTATCTGTTCTTCGACGAGGTAGTCCGCCGTCTGGCGGGCGCCGACAGCGACGAGAACGATCGGGCCGAGGCCGAAATCCTGAGCGCGGTCGAGCAGGCCGAGCGGTTTGGCGGGGTCGATGAGACCGAACGCGACATGATCGAAGCGGTGGTCGAGTTCCGCTCGACGAGCGTCGACGAGATCATGACGCCACGAACGGCCATCGAAGCACTCGAGTACACCGACGACCTGGCCGAAGTAAAGCGATACGTCCGCGATAGCCACCACAGCCGCATTCCGGTCTATCGCGACAACCTGGACACCATCGCCGGCTTCCTGTATGCCAAGGATCTCCTCAAGTGGCTCGCCGAACCGGGCAACGGCCACGCCGAGCACTTCCACCTCCAGGACATCCTGCGCACGGCCCTGTTCATCCCAGAGACGAAGACCGTTCGCGAATTGCTGCGAGAGATGATCCAGAGCCGCGTGCACATCGCCATGGTGGCCGACGAATACGGCGGAACGGCCGGCCTGGTCACCATCGAGGACATCGTCGAAGAGGTCTTCGGCGAGATCCATGACGAGTACGAAGACGCGCCCGAGGACGAGCCGGAGGTCAAGATCGACCTCGAGAAGCGCACCGCCGAGATCGACGCCCAGGCCCACATCGACGACGCCAACGACGCCCTGCGGCCGCTGAACGTCGTGCTGCCCGAAGAGGACGATTACGACACCGTGGGCGGCTACGTGTCGACGCGGCTTGGTCGCATCCCCGACATCGGCGACGCCTGGGTCGAAGGCGACGTCCGGTTGATCGTCATCAGCGCCGAGCAGACCCGCGTGCGACGCGTCCGGCTGGAGCTGGTCGGCGAGCCCGCCGCGGTGAGCTCCGACGATGCCGAGGGATCCAGCGCGAAGTAATCGCTTGACTCGGGCGGCTCGTTGCGCTTTGCTGGGCCATGCGCATCATCGGCGGTCAGTACAAGCGGACGATCCTGAAGGGCCCCCCGGACGACAAGACGACCAGGCCGCTGCCCGATCGCGTGCGCGAGTCGATCTTCAACATGCTCCAGGGGCACCTGGTCGAGGGGCCAAGCGTCTTCGACGTGTTCGCGGGCACGGGCTCGTTTGGGCTCGAGGCCATCAGCCGCGGCGCGACGCGGGCGGTGTTCGTCGAGCGTGATCGGAAGATCCGTGAGATCCTGCGGGCCAACATCGCCAAGATCGGCGCGACGGCGATGACCGAGATCGTCGAGGGCGATGCGCTGGGGCCGTTGGCGCACGCGCGGTGCCCGAATCCGGTGACGATCGTCATGATGGACCCGCCCTACCCGCTGGCCCGAGACCCAAGGAGCTGGCAACGCGTGCTGGCCCAGGCGGGCAAGCTGGTGCAGAAGCTCACCGACGACGGCTACCTGCTGCTGCGCACGCCCTGGCCGTTCCTGCAACTGCCCGAGGCCGATCCCGCCGAGCCCGAGCCCATCCGCGGTAAGCGCGGCAAGCGCACGCCCGAGAAGGAAGAGGTCATCTCACTGAACCTCGACGATGGCTCGCTGGACACCCAGGACGTCGACGAGATCGAGGCGATGTTCGAGGCCATCGCGGCGGGTGAAGTGATCGAGGAGGATGACGAGGGCCCGAAGTTCATCGACGGGCCGCTTGAGATCGCCGGGGCGGTCGGGCCGGAAACGCACGAGTATGGGACGACGGCTGTGCATTGGTATCAGCGAGCGCAGTAAAACCCACGTCTTGCGACGTGGGCTCGTTGGGTCCAATCTGGCTCGAACGATCAGCCCAGCGCCGCGGCGCCCGACACGATCTCGTTCAGCTCGGTGGTGATCTGGGCCTGGCGGGCGCGGTTGAACTTGCGCTTCAGGGCCTTGCCCATCTTGCCGGCGTTGTCGGTCGCGGCCTTCATCGCCACCATTCGGGCGATGTTCTCGCTCACCACGGCGTCGTTGAACGCCTGGAACAGCGTGGTCTTGACCGTCTCGGGCAGGAGCTCGGCCAGCAGGCCCTCGGCATCGGGACTGAACTCGTACTGGGCCGAGAAGCCCTCTTCCTGCTTCTCGACCGCCGGTGGCTTGAGCGGCAGGAGCTGCACGACGGCCGGGCTCTGGCGGGCCACGCTCTGGTATCGCATGTAGACGAGGTTGACGCCCGTGATGCGGCCGGCCTCGAACAGCTCGATGTAGTGCTGAGCCAGTTCCTGGACGTCCTCGAACTCGGGGCGGTCGCCGAACTGGGTGTGGTGGCGGTGCACGTTCACGCCGTTGAACTTCATGAAGGCCACGCCCTTCTTGCCCACGACCTCGACGCGGGCGCTGCCCAGGGCGCCCTCGGAGCGCAGCTGCTTGATGGCGGTGCGGAGCACCGAGCCGTTGTAGGGGCCGCACAGGCCGCGGTCGCTGGTGATGACCAGCGTGAGGGGCTGGGCGTCGTCGCGGAAGCCGCTCTCGGGGCCCTCGATCAGCGGGTGGCTGACGTTGCCCGCCGTGGCGGCCAGCTCCTGGACGAGCTCGAAGATGCCCTCGGTATAGGGCTTGGTCGCCTCGGCCCGGCTCTGGCTCTTGGCGAACTTGCTGGTGGCGATCATCTGCATCGTGCGGGTGATCCGCTGGATGTTCTTGACCGCCTTGATGCGCTTCTTGATCTCACGGGTCTTGGCCATAGCGGGCGAGTATAGGCGGATCGGGGCCATACGG
This genomic stretch from Phycisphaerales bacterium harbors:
- the ybeY gene encoding rRNA maturation RNase YbeY is translated as MLVHLDHETPAAADDPEPASSAEEPPERSGEVGRLIVDLCTSSLTDAKLGHSSRTWLTEHVVLVANRLGVEGELRIRVVDDDEMARAHERHMGDPTTTDVMTFDLAEGAAERGAPVDADLLVCLDEAARNARERGHAVERELLLYIVHGMLHCLGHDDHDESSYQRMHALEDELLEAIGVGATFRPATGGRPS
- a CDS encoding hemolysin family protein, giving the protein MSAMVWFWIAVVAAFIGCVFAVLHQTLRHAHRVAGEDWLRGIADDAKRAQIRTILDKADVSAGAIALPRIAFSLLVPVAVVLHLSLLLNDRDAGGGIDVGWLSLVLGIAIASPILWVTNMALPAAIARHAWGPTLRCSAPLIRGLMIPLRPFAGLYLFFDEVVRRLAGADSDENDRAEAEILSAVEQAERFGGVDETERDMIEAVVEFRSTSVDEIMTPRTAIEALEYTDDLAEVKRYVRDSHHSRIPVYRDNLDTIAGFLYAKDLLKWLAEPGNGHAEHFHLQDILRTALFIPETKTVRELLREMIQSRVHIAMVADEYGGTAGLVTIEDIVEEVFGEIHDEYEDAPEDEPEVKIDLEKRTAEIDAQAHIDDANDALRPLNVVLPEEDDYDTVGGYVSTRLGRIPDIGDAWVEGDVRLIVISAEQTRVRRVRLELVGEPAAVSSDDAEGSSAK
- a CDS encoding RsmD family RNA methyltransferase: MRIIGGQYKRTILKGPPDDKTTRPLPDRVRESIFNMLQGHLVEGPSVFDVFAGTGSFGLEAISRGATRAVFVERDRKIREILRANIAKIGATAMTEIVEGDALGPLAHARCPNPVTIVMMDPPYPLARDPRSWQRVLAQAGKLVQKLTDDGYLLLRTPWPFLQLPEADPAEPEPIRGKRGKRTPEKEEVISLNLDDGSLDTQDVDEIEAMFEAIAAGEVIEEDDEGPKFIDGPLEIAGAVGPETHEYGTTAVHWYQRAQ
- the atpG gene encoding ATP synthase F1 subunit gamma, whose product is MAKTREIKKRIKAVKNIQRITRTMQMIATSKFAKSQSRAEATKPYTEGIFELVQELAATAGNVSHPLIEGPESGFRDDAQPLTLVITSDRGLCGPYNGSVLRTAIKQLRSEGALGSARVEVVGKKGVAFMKFNGVNVHRHHTQFGDRPEFEDVQELAQHYIELFEAGRITGVNLVYMRYQSVARQSPAVVQLLPLKPPAVEKQEEGFSAQYEFSPDAEGLLAELLPETVKTTLFQAFNDAVVSENIARMVAMKAATDNAGKMGKALKRKFNRARQAQITTELNEIVSGAAALG